The DNA region CGCCGCCCATATAGCCTTCCCACTCCGAGGAAAGGCTGAAGACCTGGGGCGTATTGAGCAGGACCTTCACTTGACGGTTCTCCCACCAAGATTGGGGAGCTTTGGGGAATTCCCGGCCGAATTTTTGATATTCGGCGAAAAAGGCGGTGGCATAGGCCGCGGCGTCCTTGGCGACGGCCTCGTCGATCTGGCGTAAAGCGAAGGCCCGAATCTCGCCGTTCAGCCGCTCGCGACCGGCGGCGCTGCCGCCGCTCAACACGGGATAGCTCAGCTCGACCTTGGCGCAGGGGCTGGACTCGCCCTTGCATTCGCCCTGGCTTTTCTCGAAACGGACCTCTTCGATTTTGAAGATTTCACCGCGCTGGCAAGCGCCGGCGAGCAGCAAGACTAAAAGCAAGAAAAGAGATTTTTTCACCAGCGAATCTTAGGCGGAAGACGGCCGCCTCGCCATCCTTAAAATTGGTACGCTCATTGCTAGTGCCCAAATTTTCATCTTTGCTTTCGGAAAAAAATTGCAAGTCCGCGATCCATCTCTACAATCGAAAAGATAACCCTGGAACGGAGGTAGATGATGTCACTTGGCAAACGAGCACTTGCGGAGTTTCTCGGCACCTTCTGGCTGACTTTTGGCGGCTGCGGCAGCGCGGTCTTGGCGGCGGCTTTCCCCGACGTCGGGATCGGCCTCCTCGGCGTGGCCTTCGCCTTCGGCCTGACCGTCCTCACCATGGCTTATGCGATCGGCCACATCTCGGGCTGCCATCTCAACCCGGCGGTCTCGGTCGGCCTTTTCGTCGGCGGACGCTTCAAGGGAAGCGAGCTCATCCCCTACATCGTGGCCCAGGTCCTTGGCGCTGTTGCGGCGGCGGCCCTGCTCTATTTCATCGCCAGCGGCAAGGCCGGCTTCGACTTGAGCGGCGGCTTGGCCTCCAACGGCTACGGCGAACACTCGCCGGGCGGCTATTCGATGCATTCGGCCTTGGTCACCGAGATCGTGATGACCTTCATGTTCCTGATGATCATCCTCGGCTCGACCGATCCGCGGGCGCCCCAAGGCTTCGCCCCGATCGCCATCGGCTTGGGCCTGACCCTGATCCACTTGATCAGCATCCCGGTGACCAACACCTCGGTCAATCCGGCCCGTTCCACCGGGCCGGCCCTGATCGTCGGGGGCTGGGCCATCCAACAGCTTTGGATGTTCTGGGTGGCGCCGATCGCCGGCGCCATCGTGGCCGGAATATTCTACCGGATCTTCGCGGATCGGCGAGTTCCTTAAAAAGGAAAGGCCGCGGCTTTTGAGGGCCGCGGCCTTGGGTCCTTACCTCAAAATTAGGGAAGCGGGGCTAAAGCCCCTTGCTACAGCTCCTTATTGCGGGAGCCGCGGCCGATGAAGACCAGGGCGAGGATGGCCACTGCCGCCAGTGACAGGTCGATGCCTTGATCGGCGCTCGGGCTCAGGCTGCAACCCGGACCGCTGCCTTCGATCACCATCAGGACGTCGCTGGTCTGCTCGGCGCTGACGATTTCGCTGCCCGGCTCGCCCTCGAAGCCCTCGAAGTCGGCCGGGTGGATCGGCAGGCTATCTTGATCATCGGCTTCCGCTGCCGGATCCTGGACCGGCTCTTCCTCGGAAGAGCCGTCGGGGTCGTAGACCGGGATATCGCTGTCCTCGATGACCTCTTCGAGGGCGGTTTCGGGCGTCATCGTGAAGGTGAAGATGACGTCGTTGAAGTCCTTGTCGCAATCCTCGTCGTGCCAGAACCAATCCTCGATGCCGATGGCGACGTTGCCGCCGTCGCTGGTCCCGACCATGACCATGTGGTGGACGCCGTCGGGGTTGAGCTCGGGAACGGTGTAGTAGGTGTGGATCGGATCGTCGTAGCCGTCGGCGACCACGAAGAAGCCGAGATCGGTCCCGGCCGGGAAGGGACCGATCTTGACGGTGTCGCCGGGGACCATCACGCCGCCTTCCTCGGAGACGTTCTCGAAGATCAGCTCTTCGCTCAAGACTTCCTCGGGCTGGATCAGGCCGTCCTCGTTGCAATCGTCGAAGGTGAAGTAGCCGAATTGATTTTTGAACATCGCCTTCTCGTGGATGAAGGTGATGTAGATCTCGGCCTCTTGGAAGAGGTGGAGGTTCGGGTCTTCACCCGAGACCAGGCCTAGGTCAAAGGGCGTCTTGTCGGCGTTGACGTGGAAGATCTCTTCGATCTCGGAGACGAAAGCCGGGTCGAGGTCGATGTTCTCGTAAGCTTGGCCGGCTCCCTGTTGCAGGCTCAGGACCAGGACCGCGGCGCTGAGGCAAGTCAGAAACTTTTTCATATCCCACACTCCCATTTTAAATTCACACAGGCTCTTTGCTGCCGCCTGCGACAGAGGGCATTAGCAACGGGCGTGCCAGGCCTGAAAATCGAAGGGCCCGGGATGCGGCGGGCCGAGCTCGGATCGAGCGAGAGGGGGGAGCAGGAAATCGACGTCCCGAGTGGATTGGCGCGGAGGGCGATCGCTTCGGCGCCAGCGCCTTTAAAAAAACCGGCTGGGTCGAGAGAACAGCGCCGCCTGATGAACGGTTCAGAATTCTGTGCAGATTCCTAGAAAGCTTTGGGGGATTTAAGCCACAGTTCGCTCTTCAGGCTTAAGGCCCGTCGGCCCCGGGTCCACCATAGGCGCCGATGTCGTTGCGGCTGCCATCGGGATTGTCGAAGACCGGGTTGGGATCGCCGGCTTGAATGGCCGGGGAGCCGAACTGCAGGGTGAAGTCGCCGGCGGCCGGATTGTTGAAGAGCGGATCGGCCGAGAAGTTGTTGGCGATCTGGTCGTCGGGGAAGAAATCGTTGGCTTCGGACGAGGTCATGATGAAGTCGTTGAGGAAGTAGTCGCCCTCGGCGTTGCCGAAGGTGATGTTGTAGAGAATGTTGGCCGCGCTCTCGAGGGCGTTGTCGGCCAAGCCGACGCCGAAGCCGTCGCTGCCGTTATCGAAGAAGATGTTGTTCTCGAAAGTTCCGGTGGAGCCGAAGTTGAGCCGGACGCCGTCGGCGTCGCCATTGGCCACCACGTTGTTGATGAAGGCGATGTTGGAATCGTCGAGGTCGACCTGGGCCGGATCGTCGATGGCATCGGGGGTGCCGGAGTTGCCGACGACGATGGTGTTGGTGATCGTGAGGCCGCTGGAGGTGACGACGTAGATTCCGGTGCCGGCCTCGGAAGCCCGGTTGCCGGTCACGATCATGTTTTGGATGTTGCCGCTGGAGCTTTCGGCGTAGATGCCGCCGCCCAAATTGCTCAGCCCGCCGATGACCGTGAAGTTGGCCACGGTTCCGACGTTATAGTTGAAGAAGTCGAGGACGTAGCCGGTTCCTTCGGCGTCGAGGATGGTGTTTTCGGGGTCCTGGCCGATCACGCTGACGTCGTTGCGCATGAAGATCGGGAAGAACTCGCCGTTGGTCGAGGGAGAGTAGACCCCATTCTCGATGAAGACGGTGTCGCCGGGCAGGGCGAAGTCGATGGCTTGCTGGATGGTGAAAATTTCGGGGTTGCAGCCGAAGCAGCAATTGTCGAAGCAGCCGTCATCCTCGATGACGCAGCCCGAGGCGCCGAGCGTGAGGGCCGCCAAAAAAGCCAGGACGACGATAAAGCGTGATTTTTTCATGATTTTTTATCTTCCGGCGGAGTGGGCCGGCTCTTTCCCCCCGATAGTGGTGGGATGGGGAGTGCTTAGGGAAAGGTTAAAAGAAATACAGGCGGGGTTCAATGGGGTTGCAGGGGGCCCATTCGCCTTCACGGAGTCCCGAGAATTCTTTCCCTGCAAGGAGGTAGGGAGGGGAGCCCGGGGACTCCGCGGAACGGCTTTTGGGCCGTCGATCACCTCAAAGCATCCAATAGATATCGGCGGACCAAGCTTTCCCTGGCCCGGCTTGAGGGCCAGGGAAAAAAGTGGAGAGGATGTCCCCGGGCTCCCCTCCCGGGCAGAAAGAAAAAACCCCGCCTCAAAGAAGCGGGGTTTTAATGACTTTGCAGGGGAGCTGCTTACGAGCAACCCATCGAGTTCCCGCAATTGAGGCACTTGTAGCAAGCCCCGTTGCGGACCGTGATGTGGCCGCACTGATCGCAGAACGGCGCGTCGCCCATCATGGTCGAGAGGTGGTCGCTCAAGGTGTCGGCGCCCTTCACTTCGGGGGCCTCGGCCTTGTCGCCTTGGATCACCGCTAGCTGGGGCTTGCCGGCCTCAGTGCCGGGGATTTCGACCTTGGCCGGAGCAGTGGGGGGGACCGACTTGGCGTAGTTGCGGGCGCTGGCCAAGTCGCGGAGCTGCTCCTCGGTCGGCTTCACCTGCACCAGGTCGGCCCGGCCTTGGTATTCCAAAGCCAGCAGGCGGAAGATGTAGTCGATGATCGAGGTCGCGAACTTGATGTTGGGGTGGTCGACCGGACCTTGGGGCTCGAAGCGGGT from bacterium includes:
- a CDS encoding DUF4163 domain-containing protein; this translates as MKKSLFLLLVLLLAGACQRGEIFKIEEVRFEKSQGECKGESSPCAKVELSYPVLSGGSAAGRERLNGEIRAFALRQIDEAVAKDAAAYATAFFAEYQKFGREFPKAPQSWWENRQVKVLLNTPQVFSLSSEWEGYMGG
- a CDS encoding right-handed parallel beta-helix repeat-containing protein; this translates as MKKSRFIVVLAFLAALTLGASGCVIEDDGCFDNCCFGCNPEIFTIQQAIDFALPGDTVFIENGVYSPSTNGEFFPIFMRNDVSVIGQDPENTILDAEGTGYVLDFFNYNVGTVANFTVIGGLSNLGGGIYAESSSGNIQNMIVTGNRASEAGTGIYVVTSSGLTITNTIVVGNSGTPDAIDDPAQVDLDDSNIAFINNVVANGDADGVRLNFGSTGTFENNIFFDNGSDGFGVGLADNALESAANILYNITFGNAEGDYFLNDFIMTSSEANDFFPDDQIANNFSADPLFNNPAAGDFTLQFGSPAIQAGDPNPVFDNPDGSRNDIGAYGGPGADGP
- a CDS encoding DUF4114 domain-containing protein; amino-acid sequence: MKKFLTCLSAAVLVLSLQQGAGQAYENIDLDPAFVSEIEEIFHVNADKTPFDLGLVSGEDPNLHLFQEAEIYITFIHEKAMFKNQFGYFTFDDCNEDGLIQPEEVLSEELIFENVSEEGGVMVPGDTVKIGPFPAGTDLGFFVVADGYDDPIHTYYTVPELNPDGVHHMVMVGTSDGGNVAIGIEDWFWHDEDCDKDFNDVIFTFTMTPETALEEVIEDSDIPVYDPDGSSEEEPVQDPAAEADDQDSLPIHPADFEGFEGEPGSEIVSAEQTSDVLMVIEGSGPGCSLSPSADQGIDLSLAAVAILALVFIGRGSRNKEL
- the aqpZ gene encoding aquaporin Z, giving the protein MSLGKRALAEFLGTFWLTFGGCGSAVLAAAFPDVGIGLLGVAFAFGLTVLTMAYAIGHISGCHLNPAVSVGLFVGGRFKGSELIPYIVAQVLGAVAAAALLYFIASGKAGFDLSGGLASNGYGEHSPGGYSMHSALVTEIVMTFMFLMIILGSTDPRAPQGFAPIAIGLGLTLIHLISIPVTNTSVNPARSTGPALIVGGWAIQQLWMFWVAPIAGAIVAGIFYRIFADRRVP